From the genome of Faecalibacterium prausnitzii:
GATTGGCCAGCTTTTGCTTCACATCCTCGTTGTTGGAGATGTTAACGTGCTGCGTTTTTATGCCGTGTTTTTCCTCCCATTCGGTCAGCATCACTTCCGGTTCCGTTCCCATTACAACGCCGATCTTTTTGCCGTCCAGCGTTTTAAGGTTGGGGGCGGAGATATCTGCGCGCGAGAGATCGGCGTAGAGGTAATATTTTTCCTCCCCCATCGGTTCGTCCGAAAACAGCATCTCCTCAGCGCGATCCTCCGTATAAGAAATACCGCCCATGATGTCGATTTCGCCGTTTTCAAGTTTTTCAAAGCAGTCTGACCAGTCGCAGGTCACATATTCGAACTGCCAGCCTGTATAGCCGGATAGTGTTTCCAGCAACTCGTAGCCGTAGCCCTTTCTTGCGCCCCTCTCGTTGCAATAGTTGAAGGTGTCCTCAAACGAACCAACGCGGACGACCCTTACAGGGGCGGTTTCTGCGGCAGCCTTCACAGGGAGCACAGCTGACAGCAACAGCAGCAGGCACAGCATTGCACAGACGCTTTTCCGCATCAGCGTCTGCATGGTTTCGCTCGTTCCAGAGTTTTTCATTTTATCCAATCTTTCTCCGCCCCAGACGGCTCATTCTAGCTTTATTTTCACTTCACCGATTTCAGGAAGGTGCTTGCAATATCATTCTCGTTCTGCTGTCAGTAGCTTTTTTGAATATATAGATATACTATTATATGGTATATATTGTAACATTATAACAAAAGCGTTTCAAGGCTTTTTTTTCGTAAAGAGCACTTGTTTTCTATGGAACGCTTTTACCCTGCCGCAAGCCACAGGATATAAGCTGCTCCGATGTACTTCATCACTCCCATTACATTTGGAAGCAAAGAATTAACCCCATATACGAAAATTGCGCATAAGATTTGTACTACATTTTGGCCTCCTTCTTTAGTTTTTAGGGTATAAAAATAGCGGGCAACCTTTTTGTGGTCGCCCGCTTGGGGGAAATATGTAGGTGTTAATCCGCTGGAGTTACGGCCTGTTCAAGTTACGCTCAATAACTTTGGTTACTTCTTCCATGTTAAGAGGCTTGGAAACATGACCGTTCATGCCTGCGTCCAGAGATGCCTGAACGTCCTCCGAAAAAGCATTTGCCGACAATGCGATGATGGGAATCTCTTCTGCATCCGAGCGGTCAGCATACATTGCTCGGATCGCCTTTGCCGCCTGATGTCCATCCATTTTAGGCATCATAATGTCCATCAGGATAATATCATAAGTGCCCGCCGGATGCTCTGCGAACAGATCAACAACTTCCTGCCCATCTGCTGCACGCGTTACTGTCATTCCCAAATCTTCCAACAGAATCGTGGCAAGTTCGGCGTTCAGATCATTATCTTCGGCCAGAAGCACCTTGATCCCTTTCAGGTCATTGTGCTGTACAAGCGGCTTTGTTTTTTCGACTTTCTCAGCATTTGTCAATTCCATGGGAATCTCTACGGTAAAGGTCGTACCGACGCCCTTCCGGCTGTCTACTGTGATCGTGCCGCCCATCAGTTCAATATACTTCTTTGAGATGGGCATTCCCAGACCCGTGCCCTTATACTGTGTCCGTACGCCATTTTCTTCCTGCGCAAATTCGTCAAAAATTTTTTTCTGGAAATCTTCGCTCATACCGATGCCGGTATCTTTGATCCGATAGCAAATTACGATGTGCTGTGCATCGGCTCCCGGACGGCTGCCTGCATCAAAACGGATGGTGCCGCCATCCTTGGTAAATTTCACGGCATTATTCAGGATATTGACCAGAATTTCCCGGATACGGACGGGTTCCGTCATGACATAGGGATTTTGCAGCGGTTCACGATGCACTTCAAAGTTCAGTTCCCGGTTCAGAAGCATCCCCTTCACGATCTCGATCACACTGTCTGTAACTGCGGTGATATTCGCCGGAACAGGGGAAAACTCCACCTTTCCGCTCTCGATGCGGCTCAGATCCAGCACATCATTCAGCAGGGACAGCAGATGATCCGAGCTTTCCTCGATCTTCTTCAGACAGTTGTGCATTTCCGGCACAGAATCCTGATGCAATGCAATATTTGTAAAGCCGATGATGGCGTTCATAGGGGTGCGGATGTCGTGGGACATATTGGAAAGGAATGTGCTTTTGGCTTTGCTGGCTGCTTGCGCCTGCTCTGCAAGGGCAGTCATTTCTTTCGCTTTCTGCTGGGCTGCAAGCTGTAATTTTCTGCGTGTTTGCAAGCGGTTCAAAATAACGATCAGCGTGACCGCCATCCACGAGATAAATACGATGATGGCGACAACTGTGACCGGATGCAGACGGATCATATCTGCAAGTGTCAGATTCGTTGCTTTATAAGTGGTGTACTGTGTTGCAAGGTCTTCCACAAGATTATCCGGCATTGCGTACATTGCTTTTGTCAGGATACCTGCCAGCGCATGGTTTTCCGTAGAGGAAACCACCATGCGGTAACTGAATGTGGGTTGTTCCAGCGGCATGTAGGTCATTGTACCTGTTGTGTCGCTGTTGACGAATGCCTGTGCCATGTAATAGTAGACAAAGGCTGCATCCGCTTTGCCATCGCGGACCGCTTCCATCATCTCCTGACGGGTACTGCACATCAGTTTTTCCGCACCGGGTGCCAGCACATCTTCGATCGATGTGGACGCGGTCTGATTGACTGTGGTGACAACATGGATCTTCCCATCAAAGTCTCTCCGCGTCACTCTTGCCATTCGCATCGTGATATAGGGAGCGGTCAATCCCCATTCTTTGGTCTCTGCGTAATTATCCGTATCCAATCGTGCATCAATACTGATGTTTACCGCATCCTTATTGCTTTGATATGCGATATACTCATCTCTGGTCGCAGGAACAAGAAACTCATACGAGAGTCCTGCATAGTCTGCTATCTTCCGAAAATAGTCCGGGAGAATGCCCTTTACTTCGCCATTTTCTGTATAGGAATAGGGATACCGGGTCGGGTCGCACAGAACATGAAGGGGGTTTTCCTTGGAATATTGGGCAATGATACGCTTTTCTTCTTCCGTGTACTCCAGATTTTTGGTATCGGTAGTTTCGTAGTTTTTGTTATAGAGGGTCGTTTTCCAGCTGCCTTCGGCAGCGTTCATCTGATCAATCGCATAATTTATCTTATTCAGAAGTTCAGTGTTTCCTTTTTTGACGATCACATAAAAATCACTGCTGCGAATTTTTCAAGGATGCGCTCATTGTTCATTTTGCGCAGGGAACTGGTGACAATGGCATCAACCGTTCCATTCTGAAGTGCCTCTGCTATCTCCTCAGCCGAATCGAAATAGACCGATTTGTAAGTGAAGCCTTTGGTTCGTGCATACTCCGCAAATTCATCGTTCCGGGAGTTTCCGCGCAGGAGTGCAACACGCATCCCATCGTAGGTACTATACTTTCCCTCAACGATGGTGCTATTATCGCTGCGGACAGTCAGGATACCATTGTTGGTTCCGATCGGACGGGAAAAATCAAATAATTCTTCGCGCTCAGGCGTTCTGCGGGCAGAAGTTACCATGTCGATTTCGCCGTCGATCAGCATCTGCTGCATTTCTTCCCAGCTTTTGTCATAGCCGACGTATTCATAGTCTACATCCCAGTAGCGCGCCATCAAGCGGAGAAAATCGTAGCCATAACCGCTGCGGTTTCCGTCCTCGTCCATCATGTGATAGCCGTCCATTGCAAAAAAGCCAACCCTCACACGCTCATGCTGGCTTACTGTTTCTGCTGCGCTTGCCGAAAGAGACAGCAATGCCGTCAGCAGAAGCATCGTCATTAGAATTGCCAGACCCCTGCAAGTTCTGGCTCGCTTTGTAACATTCATAACATGACCCCTTCATTTTTATAACTCTGCCGCTGGAAAATAAATAAACGCTTTCAAGGCATGGCGAACCCATGACTGAAAGCGTCATCTGACTTCATAAAGCGATATTTACGGACAGCAGAAAACAGCAATTTCTTACTGGCAACTGGCTGACCCGGTGGGTCCCTATAGCTTTGCGTCGCCGACTTGCGCCGGGTTTGCCTATGAACTTTCATAAAAAGTTTACCATAGAAATAAATCCTTGCCAAGACGTTTTTGAAAAAAAGTCGAAAAATGTTTTGAAACAGCAAACAGAGGGAAGTGATACACCATAGTCCGTCCAGCTTTCCCAGTACCGCGTCAGACCGTTTGCCGTGCGCTGGGCAAGGGCGAGATATTCTTCGGTTTTGCTTGACATTGCTGCCTCCTTCCGATTTTGAGCATAAAAACAGCGGGCAACCGTTTTGTGATTGCCCGCAGGTAGATGTATTGTATCTCTTTAAGATATATGGTACACTAATCCTGTTTCTGGATAGGAAAAAAGAATAGGAGTGTGTTACTATGGATTCACAGCATCCCAAACGGAGCGCCTTTTCCGGTAAGATCGGCTTTGTTCTTTCTGCTGCCGGCGCATCCGTGGGCCTTGGCAACATCTGGCGTTTCCCGTATCTGGCCGCAAAATATGGCGGCGGTATTTTTCTGCTGGTGTACATTGTGCTGGCCGTTACTTTTGGTTACACCATGATCGTGGCAGAAACCGCGCTGGGCCGCATGACCAAAAAGAGCCCGGTCGGCGCTTTCGGAGCATTTGGCAAGAGCGGTAAGCTGAAGTTTGGTGGATGGATCAATGCCATCATTCCCATTCTGATTGTACCGTACTATTCGGTCATCGGTGGCTGGGTCATCCGTTATCTTTCCGCCTATGTCAGTGGACACGGCAGTGAGTTAGCACAGGATGGCTATTTCTCCGGCTTTATTTCCAGCGGCCTGTCTGCTGAGGTATGCTTTCTCATCTTTACGGTTTTCACGCTTTCCATCATTTTTGCCGGTGTCCGTAATGGCGTGGAACGAGTGTCTAAGCTGATGATGCCCGTTTTGGTGGTTTTGTCTGTTGTCATTGCGATTTACTCGGTCACCCGTCCGGGCGCATTGGCCGGAGTCAAGTATTTCCTGATTCCCAACGTTGCAAACTTTTCATGGATGACTGTTGTCACCGCCATGGGGCAGATGTTCTACTCTCTGTCCATTGCCATGGGCATTCTGGTGACCTTCGGCTC
Proteins encoded in this window:
- a CDS encoding ATP-binding protein — its product is MIVKKGNTELLNKINYAIDQMNAAEGSWKTTLYNKNYETTDTKNLEYTEEEKRIIAQYSKENPLHVLCDPTRYPYSYTENGEVKGILPDYFRKIADYAGLSYEFLVPATRDEYIAYQSNKDAVNISIDARLDTDNYAETKEWGLTAPYITMRMARVTRRDFDGKIHVVTTVNQTASTSIEDVLAPGAEKLMCSTRQEMMEAVRDGKADAAFVYYYMAQAFVNSDTTGTMTYMPLEQPTFSYRMVVSSTENHALAGILTKAMYAMPDNLVEDLATQYTTYKATNLTLADMIRLHPVTVVAIIVFISWMAVTLIVILNRLQTRRKLQLAAQQKAKEMTALAEQAQAASKAKSTFLSNMSHDIRTPMNAIIGFTNIALHQDSVPEMHNCLKKIEESSDHLLSLLNDVLDLSRIESGKVEFSPVPANITAVTDSVIEIVKGMLLNRELNFEVHREPLQNPYVMTEPVRIREILVNILNNAVKFTKDGGTIRFDAGSRPGADAQHIVICYRIKDTGIGMSEDFQKKIFDEFAQEENGVRTQYKGTGLGMPISKKYIELMGGTITVDSRKGVGTTFTVEIPMELTNAEKVEKTKPLVQHNDLKGIKVLLAEDNDLNAELATILLEDLGMTVTRAADGQEVVDLFAEHPAGTYDIILMDIMMPKMDGHQAAKAIRAMYADRSDAEEIPIIALSANAFSEDVQASLDAGMNGHVSKPLNMEEVTKVIERNLNRP
- a CDS encoding substrate-binding periplasmic protein, whose translation is MTMLLLTALLSLSASAAETVSQHERVRVGFFAMDGYHMMDEDGNRSGYGYDFLRLMARYWDVDYEYVGYDKSWEEMQQMLIDGEIDMVTSARRTPEREELFDFSRPIGTNNGILTVRSDNSTIVEGKYSTYDGMRVALLRGNSRNDEFAEYARTKGFTYKSVYFDSAEEIAEALQNGTVDAIVTSSLRKMNNERILEKFAAVIFM
- a CDS encoding sodium-dependent transporter — protein: MDSQHPKRSAFSGKIGFVLSAAGASVGLGNIWRFPYLAAKYGGGIFLLVYIVLAVTFGYTMIVAETALGRMTKKSPVGAFGAFGKSGKLKFGGWINAIIPILIVPYYSVIGGWVIRYLSAYVSGHGSELAQDGYFSGFISSGLSAEVCFLIFTVFTLSIIFAGVRNGVERVSKLMMPVLVVLSVVIAIYSVTRPGALAGVKYFLIPNVANFSWMTVVTAMGQMFYSLSIAMGILVTFGSYMKKDVSIEESTENVEIFDTAIAIMAGLMIIPAVFSFSGGDPNTLQAGPSLMFITIPKVFESMGFGHVVGVLFFLLVLFAAVTSSIALTESAVSTFEDELGWNRQMATACIGIIMVVLGSLSALGYGPLAGVTVFGMQFLDFFDFLTNSVMMPIAAISTCVLVSRVIGVEKIEEEVTMDGKPFRRKKIFNFMIRYLCPVFAAIILISSVANTLGWISM